The Limnochorda sp. LNt genome includes a region encoding these proteins:
- a CDS encoding L,D-transpeptidase family protein, which yields MLAAQAWTAATVVAATGPASTGPMMGVCAEAETLGVPGRPDPPDAVRELQLGLRLLGRFAHPITGLYDERTREALRRFQAEHGLTPDGVVGPRTWEALARAYEQEAAGLAATQRAAPGSADARPLPSHPDRQAGGYWIVIDTTAVELTLYQGEQVVRRWPVAVGKPSTITPVGEWRVIRKARDWGGGFGTRWLGLDVPWGIYGIHGTNKPWSIGTRASGGCIRMFNDDVEQLWDMVPEGTPVTIVGVLPEATWDSPIGSGASGWNVPVLQWALRDHGFDAGRADGKMGPQTMQAVAEAQRQWALPPVAAATPDLFRALGLRM from the coding sequence ATGCTGGCGGCACAGGCGTGGACGGCCGCGACGGTCGTGGCGGCGACGGGGCCCGCATCCACCGGCCCGATGATGGGGGTCTGCGCCGAAGCGGAGACGCTCGGCGTGCCGGGCCGCCCCGATCCGCCCGACGCCGTGCGGGAGCTGCAGCTCGGGCTGCGCCTGTTGGGACGGTTTGCCCACCCCATCACCGGCCTCTACGACGAACGGACCCGGGAGGCGCTCCGGCGCTTCCAGGCGGAGCACGGTCTGACGCCGGACGGGGTGGTGGGGCCCCGTACGTGGGAGGCGCTGGCCCGGGCCTACGAACAGGAGGCCGCCGGACTGGCCGCGACGCAACGGGCGGCACCGGGGTCGGCAGACGCCCGTCCGCTGCCCTCCCATCCGGACCGGCAGGCGGGCGGTTACTGGATCGTCATCGACACGACGGCCGTCGAGCTGACGCTCTACCAGGGCGAACAGGTGGTGCGTCGCTGGCCCGTCGCGGTGGGCAAGCCGTCCACCATCACCCCGGTGGGCGAGTGGCGGGTCATCCGCAAGGCTCGTGACTGGGGCGGCGGCTTCGGCACGCGCTGGCTGGGCCTCGACGTCCCCTGGGGCATCTACGGCATCCACGGCACCAACAAGCCCTGGTCCATCGGCACCCGCGCCAGTGGAGGGTGCATCCGCATGTTCAACGACGACGTGGAGCAGCTCTGGGACATGGTCCCCGAGGGGACACCGGTCACCATCGTGGGCGTGCTGCCCGAGGCCACGTGGGACAGCCCCATCGGGTCGGGGGCCTCGGGCTGGAACGTCCCCGTCCTGCAGTGGGCCCTTCGAGATCACGGGTTCGACGCCGGGCGGGCCGACGGCAAGATGGGCCCCCAGACCATGCAGGCCGTCGCCGAGGCGCAACGTCAGTGGGCGCTTCCCCCGGTGGCGGCGGCGACCCCGGACCTCTTCAGGGCCCTGGGGCTGAGAATGTAG